In a single window of the Biomphalaria glabrata chromosome 5, xgBioGlab47.1, whole genome shotgun sequence genome:
- the LOC106077358 gene encoding serine/threonine-protein phosphatase 6 regulatory ankyrin repeat subunit B-like, with translation MYLFPIELKADVNVKDEKGWTPLMYASQNGCLKTVECLIQKSTSNINSCNQEGCTSLMIASQNGHFNIVKRLIRTGANINLKDSKGWTALMFASSNGHIVIVKFLIKCGASVNEVNLDLWTPIMLASFNGHLETIKYLSECQANLNLVNKDGFSSIMLAAQRGLADIVKYLILLGAEVNTMSFDRQTALMLASEKGDAKSVVALLNAGSFQILQLKNGWTMLMMESYHGHLDIVQTLLQSKAYVHFIDAQDDSGWTALMISCRSLQTEVGLELISQGANVNKKTKDKSTALMIASHFGLTQLVVKLLEKGAHIDDQNIFGWTSLMFACQSGHLTTITALLNAGANIYRENQDGDSAFRVSERNSKPEIYQLLLKYNTDKYHSCKMSPVSPDNQCAKEGNCQRTYLTSNSMRSACEENTFDMEASTQIQEDSINISETKKNSQSDLHLILNQKGDKVEQNKTENYVNLKLNSSISTDKNIENTSREKRPQNKTVLYDPKELLIACRKGQSNIVRLLLESNTNVDFVNKHRSKAIFLACENGHTATVQVLLEYGSNVNKIYQDGFTLLMTASEIGHNETVGLLLDSGALVNDENKHGQTALMIACHYGHKTTVELLIKAKPNLDQKDKKGNTALMIACQQRNTSIAEILIQAGANVNKSNKKLTALIVATQNKDIQTVELLLRSGAHVNKKVDNGWTALMVASQNGDIEMVELLMQCCKHFEKYNIDTTVSLLEASKNGQVETVKSLLDSGIHVDERDLNGWTSLMKASRYNQKKTISQLMEHGANVTGTDIYGNTALMIAAEYGDAEAVQSLIQFKANVNDANEDGWTALMKAYQNGNFDTVKLLLNSEANVHAKNKSGSTALMLAAQNGHIQMVELLLHNGAKINETDQNGVTSLMLACQNKTIDTVRTLLKSGARVNEKNKKGWTALMLASKYGHTEMVEILVKNEGDLFEKNNKGFTALMIASQYGHIKIIQLLQKYGASVTGDNNEGWTALMIASDMGNTESLKILLESKSCVNVKDFSGWTALMIASQNGHLDILNLLMQYNTNINEKDKFGWTALMIAAKNGYADILNCLLTHNAKIDEKARNGWTALLLASANGHNDVVKILLKHRALVNTRTDDGWTALMKSAQNGHLQTVKTLLNCNVRVNDKNHKGKTALMLAAQTAHIEIVKLLIQFNANVNESNKNGTTALMMASKTGQNKIVKLLIQYNANLNETNKNNLNALTIALKNGKIDTARLLLKSGATCPIKMQNALENNSVRPLRLQTTFPQMYYNDSNNEGYTALMIASCHGHSETVHKLLESGADAQKKSHKGMTALMLASQNGHIHVIEKLLESGANVNEKNNKGNTPLMIATQNNHIETVKLLIQHHAKVDETNIDGWTALMMAAEYNESELVQLLSDSGAKVNKRNKFGMQSRSNNPMRHTNNQTQCIFQFNINNVLNNTGPLSLKTDRLDVGSVNTLAESVNISQSDSVNVSYCEDVVVGDGQINKQC, from the exons ATGTATCTGTTTCCGATTGAATTAAAAGCAGATGTCAATGTGAAAGATGAAAAAGGCTGGACACCATTAATGTATGCATCTCAAAATGGATGTTTAAAGACAGTCGAATGTCTAATCCAGAAGTCGACATCAAACATAAATAGTTGCAATCAAGAAGGTTGCACATCGCTAATGATTGCATCTCAAAACGGACATTTTAACATTGTAAAACGTTTAATACGAACAGGAGCCAATATCAACTTAAAAGATTCGAAAGGCTGGACAGCACTAATGTTTGCATCTAGCAATGGTCACATTGTGATTGTAAAATTTCTAATAAAATGTGGGGCAAGTGTAAATGAGGTAAACTTAGATTTATGGACACCCATCATGTTGGCATCTTTCAATGGACATcttgaaacaatcaaatatcTATCCGAATGCCAAGCAAATTTAAACTTGGTAAATAAAGATGGGTTCTCGTCTATAATGTTGGCAGCACAAAGGGGTCTTGCagatatcgtaaaatatttaatacttttagGCGCTGAAGTAAATACAATGAGCTTTGATAGACAAACAGCCCTAATGTTAGCCAGTGAGAAGGGAGATGCCAAAAGTGTTGTTGCTCTTCTAAATGCTGGATCATTTCAgattttacaattaaaaaatggCTGGACAATGTTAATGATGGAATCGTATCATGGACACCTAGATATAGTTCAAACACTTCTACAATCTAAGGCATATGTACATTTCATTGATGCCCAAGATGATTCAGGATGGACAGCTTTAATGATTAGTTGCAGAAGTCTACAAACTGAAGTCGGTTTAGAGCTCATCAGTCAAGGCGctaatgtcaataaaaaaacaaaagataaatctacTGCTCTAATGATAGCTTCTCATTTTGGACTGACTCAACTGGTGGTAAAATTACTCGAAAAAGGGGCACACATTGATgatcaaaatatttttggttGGACTTCTCTAATGTTTGCTTGCCAAAGCGGACACTTAACAACAATTACAGCGTTATTAAATGCAGGAGCTAATATTTATCGAGAAAATCAAGATGGTGACTCAGCATTTAGAGTGTCCGAACGAAATAGTAAACCAGAAATATATCaactacttttaaaatataatacagatAAATATCATAGTTGCAAAATGAGTCCCGTTTCACCAGATAACCAATGTGCAAAGGAAGGTAATTGTCAGCGTACTTACTTAACTTCAAATAGTATGCGTTCTGCATGTGAAGAAAATACTTTTGATATGGAGGCATCAACACAAATACAAGAAGATTCTATCAACATATCTGAAACTAAAAAGAATTCTCAGTCtgatttacatttaattttgaatCAGAAAGGCGACAAAgtagaacaaaataaaactgaaaattatgttaatttaaaactgaATTCTTCCATTAGTACAGATAAAAATATTGAGAATACATCACGAGAAAAACGTCCACAGAATAAAACTGTTCTATACGATCCCAAAGAATTATTGATAGCATGTCGAAAAGGGCAATCAAATATTGTAAGGTTGCTATTGGAATCTAATACAAATGTTGATTTCGTAAACAAACATCGCTCAAAAGCAATATTCCTGGCATGTGAAAACGGTCACACAGCAACTGTTCAAGTACTTCTTGAATATGGTTcaaatgtcaataaaatataTCAAGACGGTTTTACATTATTAATGACAGCAAGTGAGATTGGACACAATGAAACAGTTGGCCTCCTTTTAGACTCGGGAGCTTTAgttaatgatgaaaataaacATGGACAAACTGCATTAATGATAGCCTGCCATTACGGACACAAAACAACAGTTGAACTTCTGATTAAAGCAAAACCAAATCTTGATCAAAAAGATAAAAAAGGAAACACAGCACTCATGATTGCATGTCAACAAAGAAATACTTCCATTGCTGAGATTCTTATACAAGCTGGAGCTAATGTAAACAAAAGTAATAAGAAATTGACTGCACTGATTGTAGCAACACAGAACAAAGACATTCAGACAGTAGAACTTTTGTTACGTTCTGGGGctcatgtaaacaaaaaagtagACAATGGCTGGACAGCACTGATGGTAGCTTCTCAGAATGGAGACATAGAGATGGTTGAACTGTTGATGCaatgttgtaaacattttgagaagtacaACATTGACACCACCGTGAGTTTACTGGAAGCATCTAAAAATGGTCAAGTAGAAACAGTCAAGTCTCTTTTGGACTCAGGCATTCATGTTGACGAAAGAGATTTAAACGGCTGGACATCTTTAATGAAAGCTTCGCGATATAACCAAAAGAAAACTATTTCGCAACTTATGGAACATGGAGCAAATGTTACGGGAACAGATATTTATGGGAATACTGCTCTAATGATAGCAGCTGAATATGGAGACGCTGAAGCTGTTCAATCTCTCATACAGTTTAAAGCAAATGTTAATGATGCAAATGAAGATGGATGGACAGCGTTAATGAAAGCGTATCAAAATGGAAATTTTGACACCGTAAAACTTTTATTGAATTCAGAAGCTAATGTCCATGCCAAAAACAAAAGCGGTTCAACTGCTTTGATGCTTGCTGCACAGAATGGACACATTCAAATGGTTGAACTGTTACTTCATAATGGagcaaaaataaatgaaacagaTCAAAATGGCGTGACATCTCTGATGTTGGCTTGTCAAAATAAAACCATTGATACAGTTAGGACACTTCTAAAATCTGGAGCTAGAGtcaacgaaaaaaacaaaaaaggctgGACTGCATTGATGCTAGCATCCAAATACGGACACACTGAAATGGTTGAGATTCTTGTGAAAAACGAAGgtgatttatttgaaaaaaacaataaaggaTTCACTGCATTAATGATTGCTTCTCAGTACGGccatattaaaataattcaaCTTCTACAAAAGTATGGGGCAAGTGTAACGGGAGATAATAATGAAGGCTGGACAGCACTCATGATAGCTTCTGATATGGGAAACACAGAGAGTTTAAAGATACTTTTAGAATCAAAATCATGTGTAAATGTGAAAGATTTTTCTGGTTGGACAGCGCTAATGATAGCATCACAGAATGGACATTTAgacattttaaatttgctcatgCAATATAATACCAATATTAATGAAAAAGATAAATTTGGGTGGACAGCATTAATGATAGCTGCAAAAAATGGTTATGCTGATATTCTGAACTGTCTTTTAACACACAATGCAAAGATTGATGAAAAAGCAAGGAATGGATGGACAGCTCTTTTACTAGCTTCAGCAAATGGACACAATGATGTGGTGAAGATTCTATTAAAACACAGAGCTTTAGTAAATACACGTACAGACGATGGCTGGACAGCGTTAATGAAATCAGCTCAAAATGGTCACCTACAGACTGTGAAGACACTTCTAAACTGTAATGTGAGAGTTAATGACAAAAATCACAAAGGTAAAACTGCACTAATGTTGGCTGCTCAAACTGCACATATTGAAATTGTGAAACTATTAATCCAGTTCAATGCAAATGTAAATGAATCAAACAAAAATGGCACAACAGCTCTAATGATGGCTTCAAAAACTGGCCAAAATAAAATCGTCAAACTCCTCATCCAATATAATGCCAATTTAAATGAaaccaacaaaaataatttaaatgcattaactattgctttaaaaaatggaaagataGATACTGCAAGATTACTGTTAAAATCTGGAGCGACTTGTCCAATTAAAATGCAAAATGCCTTAGAAAATAATTCTGTCAGACCTCTTCGTCTTCAAACTACTTTTCCTCAAATGTATTATAATGATAGTAACAATGAAGGATATACAGCCCTAATGATCGCTTCTTGTCATGGCCATAGCGAGACGGTGCATAAACTTTTAGAGTCAGGCGCTGACGCACAGAAGAAATCTCATAAAGGGATGACAGCATTAATGTTAGCCTCTCAAAACGGACATATTCATGTCATTGAAAAACTTCTAGAGTCTGGAGCCAATGTGAATGAGAAAAATAACAAAGGAAATACGCCTTTAATGATTGCAACACAGAATAATCACATTGAAACCGTAAAACTTCTAATACAACACCATGCCAAAGTGGATGAAACAAATATAGACGGCTGGACAGCACTCATGATGGCAGCCGAATACAATGAAAGTGAACTCGTGCAACTTTTATCCGATTCTGGAGCGAAAgttaacaaaagaaacaaatttgGAATGCAATCGAGAAGTAACAA TCCAATGAGGCACACCAATAATCAAACACAGTGTATTTTTCAGTTCAACATAAATAATGT tctaaacaatacaggacctctctctctaaaAACTGATCGGCTTGACGTTGGATCCGTCAATACCTTGGCTGAAAGTGTCAACATAAGTCAAAGTGATTCTGTGAATGTTTCTTACTGTGAGGACGTTGTAGTCGGAGATGGACAAATCAATAAACAGTGTTAG